From one Pseudactinotalea sp. HY158 genomic stretch:
- a CDS encoding holo-ACP synthase produces MIIGVGIDVVDVNRFLSALGRAPDLRERLFTPPERHLAPASLAARFAAKEAIAKALGSPGGMNWQDCTVHRTPGGPPRIEIVGTVLAVADRLGVTGWHLSISHDAGIASAFAVAEGG; encoded by the coding sequence GTGATCATCGGTGTGGGCATCGACGTCGTCGACGTCAACAGGTTCCTGAGCGCGCTCGGCCGCGCGCCCGACCTCCGCGAGCGCCTGTTCACTCCGCCCGAACGCCACCTCGCGCCCGCCTCGCTCGCGGCCCGCTTCGCCGCCAAGGAGGCGATCGCCAAGGCCCTCGGCTCGCCCGGGGGAATGAACTGGCAGGACTGCACCGTGCACCGCACGCCGGGTGGCCCGCCGCGGATCGAGATCGTCGGCACCGTGCTCGCGGTCGCCGACCGCCTCGGCGTCACCGGCTGGCACCTGTCGATCTCGCACGACGCGGGCATCGCCTCGGCCTTCGCCGTCGCGGAGGGGGGATGA